One Periplaneta americana isolate PAMFEO1 chromosome 8, P.americana_PAMFEO1_priV1, whole genome shotgun sequence genomic region harbors:
- the LOC138704814 gene encoding somatostatin receptor type 2-like encodes METMSTVWYSTDDMSAVENATFSSPSSSLEAVTDVEDTTTWLAEIWNFSAPNSTGVNNTDGPHCDTDKPILLIITQVLYSVVCLVGLLGNTLVIYVVVRFSKMQTVTNMYIVNLAVADECFLIGIPFLLTTMSRQSWPFGNIMCKAYMTTTSINQFTSSIFLTIMSADRYIAVCHPISSPKIRTPFISKVVSLTAWTASALLMVPIFMYASTMDSEQEQTSTSCNILWPESEHISGQAAFTLYSFILGFAIPLMLIFVFYFLVIRKLKTVGPKNKSKEKKKSHRKVTKLVLTVIAVYVLCWLPYWITQVALIFTPPNVCQPIISFTIFLLAGFLSYSNSAMNPILYAFLSDNFKKSFLKACTCAAGKDVNATLHMENSVFPRRHHRQAGSERLKLPLGGQGGGGAKSGTSGDEDGERGPLVSRADPSTTAITMTSRSNITVSSDTKDPASKDSVCRETVLKNGQQPTQV; translated from the exons ATGGAGACAATGAGTACAGTCTGGTATTCTACTGATGACATGTCGGCAGTGGAGAATGCAACTTTCAGCAGTCCATCGTCGTCTCTGGAAGCTGTCACGGACGTGGAGGACACAACCACGTGGCTCGCGGAGATCTGGAACTTCTCAGCGCCCAACTCTACGGGAGTCAACAACACAGATGGGCCACATTGCGACACCGACAAACCCATCCTGCTCATCATTACACAG GTGCTGTACAGCGTGGTGTGTCTGGTGGGGTTGCTAGGCAACACGCTCGTGATCTACGTGGTGGTGCGTTTCTCCAAGATGCAGACTGTAACCAACATGTACATCGTGAACCTGGCTGTCGCCGACGAGTGCTTTCTGATCGGTATCCCGTTCCTGCTCACCACGATGAGTCGGCAGTCATGGCCGTTCGGCAACATCATGTGCAAGGCCTACATGACCACCACCAGCATCAACCAGTTCACCAGCTCAATATTCCTCACCATCATGAGCGCTGATCGCTACATCGCAGTGTGCCATCCTATATCTTCACCCAAGATCAGAACACCTTTCATCAgcaag GTGGTGAGTCTGACGGCGTGGACGGCCAGTGCGCTGCTGATGGTGCCCATCTTCATGTACGCCAGCACCATGGACAGCGAGCAGGAGCAGACGTCCACGTCCTGCAACATCTTGTGGCCAGAAAGCGAACATATCAGCGGGCAGGCCGCCTTCACTCTGTACTCCTTCATCCTGGGCTTCGCTATCCCCCTGATGCTCATCTTCGTCTTCTACTTCCTGGTTATCCGCAAGTTGAAGACGGTGGGGCCCAAGAACAAgtcaaaagagaagaaaaaatccCACCGGAAGGTCACCAAGCTTGTCCTTACGGTCATAGCCGTCTACGTCCTCTGCTGGCTTCCTTACTGGATTACTCAG GTGGCACTGATCTTCACCCCTCCGAACGTTTGCCAGCCGATCATCAGTTTCACGATATTCCTGTTAGCGGGCTTCCTGAGCTATTCGAACTCGGCCATGAACCCGATCTTGTACGCCTTCCTGAGCGACAACTTCAAGAAGAGCTTCCTCAAGGCCTGCACGTGCGCGGCTGGCAAGGACGTCAACGCCACACTCCACATGGAGAACAGCGTGTTCCCACGACGCCATCACCGCCAGGCCGGATCAGAGAGGCTCAAGCTGCCCCTGGGCGGCCAAGGGGGCGGCGGCGCGAAGagcggcacatccggcgacgagGATGGTGAGCGGGGGCCTCTGGTCAGCAGAGCGGATCCCTCGACCACCGCGATCACCATGACTTCGAGGTCCAACATCACGGTCAGCAGCGACACCAAAGACCCGGCCAGCAAGGATTCTGTCTGCAGGGAGACGGTGCTGAAGAATGGACAGCAACCCACGCAAGTATAG